One genomic region from Amycolatopsis sp. FBCC-B4732 encodes:
- a CDS encoding glutamate synthase subunit beta, protein MADPTGFLKYDREEPPKKSYEERLSSWGEVYADVPSAERNEKVRKQASRCMDCGIPFCHSGGSGCPLGNLIPEWNDLVRRGDWAAASDRLHATNNFPEFTGKLCPAPCEAGCVLSISPDSGGPVAIKRVEQTIADQSWEAGYVQPQMSEVASGRRVAVVGSGPAGLAAAQQLTRAGHEVTVFERDDRLGGLLRYGIPEFKMEKKVLDRRLAQLRKEGTRFVTGCEVGVDLSVEDLRAQYDAVVLAVGALRGRDDTTTPGRELTGIHLAMEHLVPANKYVEGDGPPSIDARDKHVLIIGGGDTGADSYGTATRQGALSVTQLDQYPTPPSTRDNKRSPWPTWPYILRTYPAHEEAGERKFAVAVKRFVGDETGHVRAVELQQVRVRKDPTTGRREVIPVTEEIETVPADLVLLAIGFEGVEEMPLLDGLGLSLTRRGTLSCGADWQTETPGVFVCGDAHRGASLVVWAIAEGRSVANAVDTYLTGASDLPAPVHPTALPLAVV, encoded by the coding sequence GTGGCTGACCCGACCGGTTTCCTGAAGTACGACCGCGAAGAGCCGCCGAAGAAGTCCTACGAGGAACGGCTTTCTTCGTGGGGTGAGGTCTACGCGGACGTTCCTTCCGCCGAGCGCAACGAAAAGGTGCGCAAGCAGGCGTCGCGGTGCATGGACTGCGGCATCCCGTTCTGCCACTCCGGCGGCTCGGGTTGCCCGCTGGGCAACCTGATCCCGGAGTGGAACGACCTGGTCCGCCGCGGCGACTGGGCCGCGGCGAGCGACCGGCTGCACGCGACCAACAACTTCCCGGAGTTCACCGGGAAGCTGTGCCCGGCGCCGTGCGAGGCGGGCTGCGTGCTGTCGATCTCGCCGGACTCCGGCGGGCCGGTGGCGATCAAGCGCGTCGAGCAGACGATCGCCGACCAGTCGTGGGAAGCGGGCTACGTCCAGCCGCAGATGTCCGAAGTGGCCAGTGGCCGCCGCGTCGCGGTGGTCGGCTCCGGCCCGGCCGGCCTCGCGGCCGCCCAGCAGCTGACCCGCGCGGGCCACGAGGTCACGGTGTTCGAGCGCGACGACCGCCTCGGCGGCCTGCTGCGCTACGGCATCCCCGAGTTCAAGATGGAGAAGAAGGTCCTCGACCGCCGCCTCGCGCAGCTGCGCAAGGAGGGCACCCGGTTCGTCACCGGCTGCGAGGTCGGCGTCGACCTCTCGGTGGAAGACCTGCGCGCGCAGTACGACGCCGTCGTGCTGGCGGTCGGCGCCCTGCGCGGCCGCGACGACACGACGACGCCGGGCCGCGAGCTCACGGGCATCCACCTGGCGATGGAACACCTGGTCCCGGCCAACAAGTACGTCGAGGGCGACGGCCCGCCGTCGATCGACGCCCGCGACAAGCACGTCCTCATCATCGGCGGCGGCGACACGGGCGCGGACTCCTACGGCACGGCCACCCGCCAGGGCGCGCTTTCGGTGACCCAGCTGGACCAGTACCCGACCCCACCGTCCACAAGGGACAACAAGCGCTCGCCGTGGCCGACGTGGCCGTACATCCTGCGCACGTACCCGGCCCACGAGGAAGCGGGCGAGCGTAAGTTCGCGGTGGCGGTCAAGCGTTTCGTCGGCGACGAGACCGGCCACGTGCGCGCGGTCGAGCTCCAGCAGGTCCGCGTCCGCAAGGACCCGACGACGGGCCGCCGCGAGGTCATCCCGGTGACGGAGGAGATCGAGACGGTCCCGGCGGACCTGGTCCTGCTGGCGATCGGCTTCGAAGGCGTCGAGGAGATGCCGTTGCTCGACGGGCTGGGCCTTTCGCTGACCCGGCGGGGAACGCTTTCCTGCGGCGCGGACTGGCAGACGGAGACGCCGGGGGTGTTCGTTTGTGGTGACGCGCACCGTGGAGCGTCGCTGGTGGTGTGGGCGATCGCGGAGGGCCGTTCGGTGGCCAACGCGGTGGACACGTACCTGACTGGTGCTTCGGACCTGCCGGCACCAGTGCACCCGACGGCGCTGCCGCTCGCGGTCGTCTGA
- the gltB gene encoding glutamate synthase large subunit — MIFSAIPGKQGLYDPETEQDSCGVAMVADIRGRRSHGIVTDGLAALTNLDHRGAAGAEPTSGDGAGILLQLPDVLLRAEAGFALPEPDERGHHTYAAGIAFLPEDAEQRRKAVELAERIAVEEGLEVLGWREVPVDADRADIGPTARSVMPHFAMLFVTADGKAGLELDRLAFCLRKRVEHESANSGCGTYFPSLSSRTIVYKGMVTPEQLPAFFADLRDERLESAIALVHSRFSTNTFPSWPLAHPFRFVAHNGEINTIRGNRNRMRAREALLESELLDGDLSRLFPICSPDASDSASFDEVLELLHLGGRSLPHAVLMMIPEAWENHATMKPERRAFYQFHASLMEPWDGPACVTFTDGSLVGAVLDRNGLRPARWWRTADDRVVLASEAGVLDVPAADVVAKGRLKPGKMFLVDTEAGRIVDDEEVKSALAGELPYDAWLHAGLLEIAELPDRDHVVQSHDSVLRRQLSFGYTEEELKILLAPMAEKGAEPIGSMGSDTPPAVLSQRSRLLYDYFKQNFAQVTNPPLDAIREELVTCMARIMGPERNLLAPGPASCRHLKLPYPVIDNDELAKLIHINDDGDLPGFACSVLSGLYEVDGGAEALAGAIERVRREASEAIAAGARTLVLSDRDSDHRMAPIPSLLLVSAVHHHLVRTKERLRVALVVESGDAREVHHIALLLGYGAAAVNPYLAFETIEDMIGQGAVTGIEPAKAIRNYVQALVKGVLKIMSKMGISTVGAYTAAQVFESLGLAQDLLDEYFTGTSSKLGGVGLTVLAEEVAVRHRRAYPDNPTERVHRGLDTGGEYAYRREGELHLFTPETVFLLQHASKTGREEVYRKYTDEVHRLYREGGTLRGLFAFRDGVREPVPLDEVEPAEAIFKRFNTGAMSYGSISAEAHETLAIAMNRIGGRSNTGEGGEDPERLYDPERRSAIKQVASGRFGVTSEYLVNADDIQIKMAQGAKPGEGGQLPPNKVYPWIARTRHSTPGVGLISPPPHHDIYSIEDLAQLIHDLKNANEHARIHVKLVSSLGVGTVAAGVSKAHADVVLISGHDGGTGASPMNSLKHAGTPWEIGLAETQQTLLLNGLRDRITVQVDGAMKTGRDVVIAALLGAEEYGFATAPLVVAGCIMMRVCHLDTCPVGVATQSPELRKRYTGQVEHVVNFFRFIAEEVRKTLAALGFRTLDEAIGHAELLDTDEAVDHWKASGLDLAPIFEMPSETPYGGAKRRTRGQDHGLEHALDRTLIQLAEAALEDAHHVNIELPVRNVNRTVGTLLGSEITRRYGGDGLPEGTINVTLTGSAGQSLGAFLPRGITLDMVGDANDYVGKGLSGGRIVVRPDPVASFAAEAQTIAGNTIAYGATGGEIFLRGQVGERFCVRNSGATVVAEGVGDHAFEYMTGGRAVVLGPTGRNLAAGMSGGMAFLLDVDRKKVNQDMVDLLKPTADDLAWLKKTVQQHHDLTRSAVAASLLGDWPRRSVAFTKVMPRDYQRVLDAAKAAKAAGRDVDEAIMEAARG; from the coding sequence ATGATCTTCTCCGCCATTCCCGGCAAGCAGGGTCTCTACGACCCGGAGACCGAACAGGACTCCTGCGGTGTGGCCATGGTGGCCGACATCCGCGGGCGCCGCTCCCACGGGATCGTCACCGACGGCCTGGCCGCGCTGACGAACCTCGACCACCGCGGCGCCGCCGGCGCCGAACCCACCAGCGGCGACGGCGCCGGCATCCTGCTGCAGCTGCCCGATGTGCTGCTGCGTGCGGAAGCCGGCTTCGCGCTGCCCGAACCCGACGAACGCGGCCACCACACCTACGCCGCCGGCATCGCGTTCCTCCCCGAAGACGCCGAGCAGCGCCGCAAGGCCGTCGAGCTGGCCGAACGCATCGCCGTCGAAGAGGGCCTGGAGGTCCTCGGCTGGCGCGAGGTGCCGGTCGACGCCGACCGCGCCGACATCGGCCCGACCGCGCGCTCGGTCATGCCGCACTTCGCCATGCTTTTCGTCACCGCCGACGGAAAAGCGGGCCTGGAGCTCGACCGCTTGGCCTTCTGCCTGCGCAAGCGCGTCGAGCACGAAAGCGCGAACTCGGGCTGTGGCACGTACTTCCCGTCGCTGTCCTCGCGGACGATCGTCTACAAGGGCATGGTGACGCCGGAGCAGCTGCCGGCGTTCTTCGCCGACCTCCGCGACGAGCGGCTGGAAAGCGCCATCGCACTGGTGCACTCCCGCTTCTCCACCAACACCTTCCCGTCGTGGCCGCTGGCCCACCCGTTCCGGTTCGTGGCCCACAACGGCGAGATCAACACCATCCGCGGCAACCGCAACCGCATGCGGGCCCGCGAGGCGCTGCTGGAATCCGAGCTCCTCGACGGCGACCTGTCGCGGCTGTTCCCGATCTGCTCGCCGGACGCGTCGGACTCGGCTTCCTTCGACGAGGTCCTCGAGCTGCTGCACCTGGGCGGCCGGTCGCTGCCGCACGCGGTGCTCATGATGATCCCGGAGGCGTGGGAGAACCACGCCACCATGAAGCCCGAGCGCCGCGCGTTCTACCAGTTCCACGCCAGCCTGATGGAGCCGTGGGACGGCCCGGCGTGCGTCACCTTCACCGACGGCAGCCTGGTCGGGGCGGTCCTGGACCGCAACGGCCTGCGCCCCGCGCGCTGGTGGCGCACGGCCGACGACCGCGTCGTCCTCGCCAGCGAGGCCGGCGTCCTGGACGTTCCCGCCGCCGACGTCGTGGCCAAGGGACGGCTCAAGCCCGGCAAGATGTTCCTCGTCGACACCGAGGCCGGCCGGATCGTGGACGACGAAGAGGTCAAGTCCGCCCTCGCCGGCGAACTGCCCTACGACGCCTGGCTGCACGCCGGGCTGCTGGAGATCGCCGAGCTGCCCGACCGCGACCACGTCGTGCAGAGCCACGATTCGGTGCTGCGCCGCCAGCTTTCCTTCGGCTACACCGAAGAAGAACTCAAGATCCTGCTCGCGCCGATGGCGGAGAAGGGTGCCGAGCCGATCGGCTCGATGGGCTCGGACACCCCGCCCGCGGTGCTGTCGCAGCGATCCCGGCTCCTCTACGACTACTTCAAGCAGAACTTCGCGCAGGTCACCAACCCGCCGCTGGACGCGATCCGCGAAGAGCTCGTCACCTGCATGGCGCGGATCATGGGCCCGGAACGCAACCTCCTGGCTCCCGGCCCGGCGTCGTGCCGGCACCTGAAGCTGCCGTACCCCGTCATCGACAACGACGAGCTGGCGAAGCTCATCCACATCAACGACGACGGCGACCTCCCCGGCTTCGCCTGCAGTGTCCTTTCCGGACTGTACGAAGTGGACGGTGGCGCCGAGGCGCTGGCCGGTGCGATCGAGCGCGTCCGGCGTGAGGCGTCCGAGGCGATCGCGGCCGGCGCGCGCACGCTGGTGCTGTCCGACCGCGACTCCGACCACCGGATGGCGCCGATCCCGTCGCTGCTGCTGGTTTCCGCGGTGCACCACCACCTGGTCCGCACCAAGGAACGCCTGCGCGTCGCGCTCGTCGTCGAATCCGGCGACGCCCGCGAGGTGCACCACATCGCGCTGCTGCTCGGCTATGGCGCCGCCGCGGTCAACCCGTACCTGGCCTTCGAGACCATCGAGGACATGATCGGGCAGGGCGCGGTCACCGGCATCGAACCCGCCAAGGCGATCCGCAACTACGTGCAGGCGCTCGTGAAGGGCGTCCTGAAGATCATGTCCAAGATGGGCATCTCGACGGTCGGCGCGTACACCGCCGCCCAGGTCTTCGAATCCCTCGGCCTGGCCCAGGACCTGCTCGACGAGTACTTCACCGGGACGTCGTCGAAGCTCGGCGGCGTCGGCCTGACCGTGCTCGCCGAAGAGGTGGCCGTGCGCCACCGCCGCGCGTATCCGGACAACCCGACCGAGCGCGTCCACCGCGGACTCGACACCGGCGGCGAGTACGCCTACCGCCGCGAGGGCGAGCTGCACCTGTTCACGCCGGAGACGGTGTTCCTGCTGCAGCACGCGTCCAAGACCGGCCGCGAAGAGGTGTACCGCAAGTACACCGACGAGGTGCACCGCCTCTACCGCGAAGGCGGCACGCTGCGCGGGCTGTTCGCCTTCCGCGACGGCGTCCGCGAGCCGGTGCCGCTCGACGAGGTCGAGCCCGCCGAAGCGATCTTCAAGCGCTTCAACACCGGCGCGATGTCGTACGGCTCGATCTCGGCCGAGGCGCACGAAACCCTGGCCATCGCGATGAACCGCATCGGCGGCCGGTCCAACACCGGTGAGGGTGGCGAGGACCCGGAACGGCTCTACGACCCCGAGCGGCGCAGCGCGATCAAGCAGGTCGCTTCGGGCCGCTTCGGCGTGACGAGCGAGTACCTGGTCAACGCCGACGACATCCAGATCAAGATGGCGCAGGGCGCCAAGCCCGGCGAGGGCGGCCAGCTGCCGCCGAACAAGGTGTACCCGTGGATCGCGCGGACCCGGCACTCGACGCCGGGCGTGGGCCTCATTTCGCCGCCGCCGCACCACGACATCTACTCCATCGAGGACCTGGCCCAGCTGATCCACGACCTCAAGAACGCCAACGAGCACGCCCGCATCCACGTGAAGCTGGTGTCCTCGCTGGGTGTCGGCACGGTCGCGGCGGGCGTGTCCAAGGCGCACGCGGACGTCGTGCTCATCTCGGGCCACGACGGCGGCACCGGCGCGTCCCCGATGAACTCGCTCAAGCACGCGGGCACACCGTGGGAGATCGGCCTCGCCGAGACCCAGCAGACGTTGCTGCTCAACGGATTGCGCGACCGGATCACCGTGCAGGTGGACGGCGCCATGAAGACCGGGCGCGACGTCGTCATCGCGGCGCTGCTCGGTGCCGAGGAGTACGGCTTCGCGACGGCCCCGCTCGTCGTCGCGGGCTGCATCATGATGCGCGTCTGCCACCTCGACACCTGCCCCGTCGGCGTCGCTACGCAGAGCCCCGAACTGCGCAAGCGCTACACCGGCCAGGTCGAGCACGTCGTGAACTTCTTCAGGTTCATCGCCGAAGAAGTCCGCAAAACCCTTGCGGCGCTGGGCTTCCGCACACTCGACGAGGCCATCGGCCACGCCGAGCTGCTGGACACCGACGAGGCCGTCGACCACTGGAAGGCGTCCGGTCTGGACCTGGCGCCGATCTTCGAGATGCCGTCGGAGACCCCGTACGGCGGCGCCAAGCGGCGCACCCGCGGCCAGGACCACGGCCTCGAGCACGCGCTCGACCGCACGCTCATCCAGCTCGCCGAGGCGGCGCTGGAAGACGCGCACCACGTGAACATCGAGCTGCCGGTGCGCAACGTCAACCGGACCGTCGGCACGCTGCTCGGCTCGGAGATCACCCGCCGCTACGGCGGGGACGGCCTGCCCGAGGGCACGATCAACGTCACGCTCACCGGCTCGGCGGGGCAGTCGCTCGGCGCGTTCCTGCCGCGCGGCATCACCCTCGACATGGTCGGCGACGCGAACGACTACGTCGGCAAGGGTCTGTCCGGCGGCCGGATCGTGGTCCGCCCCGACCCGGTGGCGTCGTTCGCCGCCGAGGCGCAGACGATCGCGGGCAACACCATCGCCTACGGCGCGACCGGCGGTGAGATCTTCCTGCGCGGCCAGGTCGGCGAACGCTTCTGCGTCCGCAACTCCGGCGCCACGGTCGTGGCCGAGGGCGTCGGCGACCACGCCTTCGAGTACATGACCGGCGGCCGCGCGGTGGTGCTCGGCCCGACCGGGCGCAACCTGGCGGCCGGCATGTCCGGCGGCATGGCGTTCTTGCTCGACGTGGACCGCAAGAAGGTCAACCAGGACATGGTGGACCTGCTCAAGCCGACCGCGGACGACCTGGCCTGGCTCAAGAAAACGGTGCAGCAGCACCACGATCTCACCCGCTCCGCGGTGGCGGCCTCGCTGCTCGGCGACTGGCCGCGCCGGTCGGTGGCGTTCACCAAGGTGATGCCGCGCGACTACCAGCGGGTCCTGGACGCGGCGAAGGCGGCCAAGGCCGCCGGCCGCGACGTCGACGAGGCGATCATGGAGGCCGCTCGTGGCTGA
- a CDS encoding SDR family oxidoreductase — MILDRFKLTDQVAVVTGAGRGIGAATAVALAEAGADVVIASRTAAQLEEVAARVSAAGRRAVTVPADLSAPDAAAALAETAVAEFGRLDLVVNNVGGTYPRPLLETTPDFLEEAFRFNVSTAHALTAAAAPALVKTGGSVVNISSVMGRVSGRGFAAYGTAKAALAHYTRLAAADLAPKVRVNAISVGSVATSALEIVVGNPELKAKMESATPLGKIGEAEDIAATVVFLASRAGGYITGKILEVDGGLQTPNLELGLPDLS, encoded by the coding sequence ATGATCCTCGACCGGTTCAAGCTCACCGACCAGGTCGCGGTGGTCACCGGCGCCGGCCGCGGCATCGGCGCGGCCACGGCCGTGGCCCTCGCCGAAGCGGGCGCCGACGTGGTCATCGCCTCCCGGACCGCCGCCCAGCTCGAAGAAGTGGCCGCCCGGGTGTCGGCGGCCGGCCGCCGCGCCGTCACCGTCCCCGCCGACCTCTCCGCACCGGACGCCGCGGCCGCACTGGCCGAGACGGCGGTGGCCGAGTTCGGGCGCCTCGACCTGGTGGTCAACAACGTCGGCGGCACGTACCCGCGGCCCCTGCTGGAGACCACTCCGGACTTCCTGGAGGAAGCGTTCCGCTTCAACGTCTCGACCGCGCACGCGCTGACGGCGGCGGCCGCCCCCGCCCTGGTGAAAACGGGCGGCTCGGTCGTCAACATCTCGTCGGTGATGGGCCGCGTCTCGGGCCGCGGCTTCGCGGCGTACGGAACGGCGAAGGCGGCCCTGGCCCACTACACCCGCCTGGCCGCGGCCGACCTGGCCCCGAAAGTCCGGGTGAACGCGATCTCGGTGGGCTCGGTGGCGACGTCGGCCCTGGAGATCGTGGTGGGCAACCCGGAGCTGAAGGCCAAGATGGAGTCGGCCACCCCGCTGGGCAAGATCGGCGAGGCGGAGGACATCGCGGCGACGGTGGTGTTCCTGGCCTCGCGGGCCGGCGGGTACATCACCGGCAAGATCCTCGAGGTCGACGGCGGGCTGCAGACACCCAACCTGGAGCTGGGCCTGCCCGACCTGTCCTGA
- the lgt gene encoding prolipoprotein diacylglyceryl transferase, which translates to MSAYLATIPSPDRGVWHLGPIPLRAYALCIIAGIIVAIWWGERRWAARGGTKGTVIDIAVFAVPFGLVGGRLYHVITDPELYFTEGKNPWNAFAIWDGGLGIWGAIALGAVGALIACRRKGIPLPAMADAIAPGIVVAQAIGRIGNYFNQELYGAHTDLPWGLEVYQRINIDDPSNLLNGVAIDHIPLPESPVHPTFLYELIWNLLVALLVVWADRRFKLGHGRAFALYVAGYTVGRGWIEMMRTDTANHILGLRVNVWTSILLFAAAVVYFVLAGKRGPRELPETLVSKDAPGPDEVPVDDASPADGEPEHAKVAAEAPAAEKPADEAPAEEPKKTDES; encoded by the coding sequence ATGAGCGCCTACCTCGCGACGATCCCCAGTCCCGACCGGGGGGTCTGGCACCTGGGACCGATCCCGCTCCGCGCGTACGCCCTGTGCATCATCGCCGGCATCATCGTGGCGATCTGGTGGGGCGAACGGCGCTGGGCCGCCCGCGGCGGCACCAAGGGCACGGTGATCGACATCGCGGTGTTCGCGGTGCCGTTCGGCCTGGTCGGCGGCCGGTTGTACCACGTGATCACCGACCCCGAGCTGTACTTCACCGAGGGCAAGAACCCCTGGAACGCGTTCGCGATCTGGGACGGCGGCCTCGGCATCTGGGGCGCCATCGCCCTCGGCGCGGTGGGCGCGCTCATCGCGTGCCGCCGCAAGGGCATCCCGCTGCCGGCGATGGCGGACGCGATCGCCCCGGGCATCGTCGTCGCGCAGGCCATCGGCCGCATCGGCAACTACTTCAACCAGGAGCTCTACGGCGCGCACACCGACCTGCCGTGGGGCCTGGAGGTCTACCAGCGGATCAACATCGACGACCCGAGCAATCTGCTCAACGGCGTCGCGATCGACCACATCCCGCTGCCGGAGAGCCCGGTCCACCCGACGTTCCTGTACGAGCTGATCTGGAACCTGCTGGTCGCGCTGCTGGTCGTCTGGGCGGACCGGCGCTTCAAGCTCGGGCACGGGCGGGCGTTCGCGCTGTACGTCGCCGGCTACACGGTCGGCCGCGGCTGGATCGAGATGATGCGGACCGACACCGCGAACCACATCCTCGGCCTGCGGGTGAACGTGTGGACGTCGATCCTGCTGTTCGCCGCGGCGGTGGTGTACTTCGTGCTGGCCGGGAAGCGGGGCCCGCGGGAGCTGCCGGAGACGCTGGTGAGCAAGGACGCGCCCGGGCCGGACGAGGTGCCGGTCGACGACGCTTCCCCGGCGGACGGGGAGCCCGAGCACGCGAAGGTGGCGGCCGAGGCCCCGGCCGCGGAGAAGCCCGCCGACGAAGCCCCGGCCGAAGAGCCCAAGAAGACCGACGAGAGCTGA
- a CDS encoding M20 family metallopeptidase, with amino-acid sequence MSDLWARWTRAIADELPAAVELRHAVHADPRGSGDEEDTARLVAEALGAGDGIRVAKTGRAIPLPGGDGPAVALRAELDALPVLEGTRVPWASGNELMHACGHDVHLAALVAVGRAAVRAGVPRPILALLQPREETSPPGAVDIVESGVLAEHGVDAVIGAHVQPRIAHGVVAAVPGPVNASTDEFEVTLHGQGGHAGYPHLLRDPILALSQLVVSLQQLASRRIDPVFGAVCSVGRIQAGAAANVVPNSATAFGSLRLMREKDRDRALEALADIVHGTARAHGCTAELEISPCEPVLDNDAALATGAQRWLSHAGFAVDDQFRSFGADDFAHYCGGATRGLMLFVGLGDTAGVPSLHDERFLPRDEAVTHVAHALVAGYLAALDGPGR; translated from the coding sequence GTGAGTGACCTGTGGGCCCGGTGGACGCGGGCGATCGCCGACGAACTGCCCGCCGCCGTCGAGCTGCGGCACGCGGTGCACGCCGACCCGCGCGGTTCCGGCGACGAAGAGGACACCGCCCGCCTGGTCGCCGAGGCGCTCGGCGCCGGGGACGGGATCCGCGTCGCCAAGACCGGCCGCGCCATCCCGCTGCCCGGCGGCGACGGCCCGGCGGTGGCGCTGCGGGCCGAGCTCGACGCCCTCCCGGTGCTGGAGGGCACCCGCGTGCCGTGGGCGTCGGGCAACGAGCTGATGCACGCGTGCGGCCACGACGTCCACCTCGCCGCGCTGGTCGCCGTCGGCCGCGCGGCGGTGCGCGCCGGCGTGCCGCGGCCGATCCTGGCGCTGCTGCAGCCGCGCGAGGAGACGTCGCCGCCCGGCGCGGTCGACATCGTCGAGTCCGGGGTGCTGGCCGAGCACGGCGTGGACGCGGTGATCGGCGCGCACGTCCAGCCGCGGATCGCGCACGGCGTCGTCGCCGCGGTGCCCGGCCCGGTGAACGCGTCCACCGACGAGTTCGAGGTGACCCTGCACGGCCAGGGCGGCCACGCCGGCTACCCGCACCTGTTGCGCGATCCGATCCTGGCGCTGTCGCAGCTGGTCGTGAGCCTGCAGCAGCTCGCGTCGCGCCGGATCGACCCGGTGTTCGGCGCGGTCTGCTCGGTCGGCCGGATCCAGGCGGGCGCGGCGGCCAACGTCGTCCCGAACAGCGCGACCGCGTTCGGCTCGCTGCGCCTGATGCGCGAGAAGGACCGAGACCGCGCGCTGGAGGCGCTCGCCGACATCGTGCACGGCACCGCGCGGGCGCACGGCTGCACGGCCGAGCTGGAGATCAGCCCGTGCGAGCCGGTGCTGGACAACGACGCCGCGCTGGCGACCGGAGCCCAGCGCTGGCTGAGCCACGCGGGCTTCGCCGTCGACGACCAGTTCCGGTCCTTCGGCGCCGACGATTTCGCCCACTACTGCGGCGGCGCGACCCGCGGGCTGATGCTCTTCGTCGGCCTCGGCGACACCGCGGGCGTGCCCAGCCTGCACGACGAACGCTTCCTCCCGCGCGACGAAGCCGTCACCCACGTCGCGCACGCGCTGGTGGCGGGCTACCTGGCCGCCTTGGATGGTCCGGGCCGGTAG